The Candidatus Binatus sp. DNA segment CGACGAACTCGATCACTTCGCTCGCCACGCGCTCCTTTTCGCTGTCCACCGTGATCACGTGATAGCTCTCGTCGAGCACGATCGCACGCTTCTCGGCGCTGCCGAGATGCTTCATCGCGAAGTTCACGTTTTTGCGTTGCGGACAGGTGTGATCGCGCCGCGCATGAATCACCAACGCCGGCTGCGTGATATGCGCGAGCCGCGGCCGGACCAGCGCCGATAGTTCGAGCAGCTTGAGCGGCGCGTTCAGCGGCATCAGCGCGCATTGCGGATGAATCCCGCGCGCGCCGGCGTCATGAATGTCCGAGCCCGACGAATTGTAGAGGTAGAGCTTGTCCGCGACGGTACCGAGCATCCGCACCGCTTTGAGCATGGTCGTCGTCGCGGGTGGCAGAAAGAACGCCGGCGCGAGCATCACGAGTCCGGCGACGGCCTCGCGCTGATCGGCGGCAAGCCGTGCGGCGAGCAGCGCGCCCATCGAGAGGCCGACGGCCACGTTGGGATCGCCGTATCGGCGAAGTTCCTCGAATCCCTGCACGACGCTTTCGTACCAGTTCTCGTGCCCGACCTGGCCGAGCGCTTCGGGCGCCTCCGCGTGCCCCGCGAGTCTAACCCCGTGCACGCGAGCGCCGCGCGCCGCGATCCGCTCGCCGAGCGCGCGCATCTCGTAGGGCGTGCCGGTCAAGCCGTGAACCAGCAGGACGCTGACGCCTTCGCCGGGGAAGAAAAACTCGTCGGTGTTGACGCCCGGATGCTCGGGCGATGGAGGTTCGTCGGAAGAAGAACTCATCCTTGTGGAAATCCGCGCGGGCGCGTCCCCTCTACATCGATTGCTCAGATGATCCGAGCTGTTCGCTATCGATTTTAATCTTTGCCTGGTCCTTCAGATGATCGAGAAACTGCGTCCACGCCTGCGCGCGCCGCTGATCGAGAAATTCCTGCGTGAACGATTTCTGCGCGGACTTCCATTGCTCGTCGGTCGGCTCGGTGCGCGATGCGACCTCGAAAATATACGAATTGCCGCGATTTTCCATCACACGATCGATCACGCCGGGAATCGTCGGCAGCACGCCGGCGGCGTCGGTGACCTCCGGGAACTGCCCGATACCGGGAATCGAGTGCTCGGTGCGCGGAAATGGATCGACGGTTTTGATCGCGAGCTTGTTGTCGGTCGCGGCCTTGTCGAAGGCGGCCAGAGTCTTGATCGTCGCGATAATCTTCTGCGCCTGGTTGTGCGCGTCCGCGATCGCGGTCGCGCGAATGAGCGCATCGCGGACCTGCGCTTCGATTTCTTTGAGCGGCGGAATCCGCGACGGTCGCTTCTCGAGCAGCTTAATTAAGTACGGCGCGCCTTTCACCGGCACCGCGCGCACCTCGCCGACTTCGAGCTTGAATGCGGCCGGCCCGAGTTCGTGATCCTGCTCGGCGCCGATGATTCGATCGTTCGCAGCGAAGAGCGGCGTCTCGACCGCCTCGATACCGCGCTTCTTGGCGAGGTCCGGCAGGCTCGCGCCGCCAAGCGCCGCGGTGAGATCTGAATCGAGCGCCTCACGCCCAAGCTTCGCGCCGGCCTGCGTGCGCAACGCGTCGATCACTTTCGGCCGCGCCTCGGCGATCGTATCGGTATGCGCCGGCTTCGATTCGTCGAGCTTGACGACGTGATAGCCGAAGCGCGTCTCGACGAACACGATCTGCCCGGGCTTCATCGCAAACACCGCGTCCTCGAATGGCTTGATCATCTGGCCGCGGCCGAAGGTGCCGAGATCGCCGCCTTCGATCTTGGTCGAGTGATCTTCGGAATACTTCGCCGCCAGCTTTTTGAAATCGCCGCCCGCCTGCGCCTGCTTGAGGACATCCATCGCGGCGAGTTTGGCTTTTGCTTTCTCGGCCTCGGTCGCGCCCTCGGCCACCTCGATCAGGATGTGCCGCGCGTGGACCTGGTCGGGATGAGTGAACTGCGTCTTCAGATTGCGCTTGTAGTAATCGTCGACGTCCTTGTCGCTCGGCGCGTAAGTCGCGGCGAGCACCAGCGGCGCGTAGTGGATGAAGATGATCCGGGCGCGCGCGGGTTCGCGAAACTGCTCGATATTCTTCTTGTAGTAGTCGGCAATCTGCTGCTCGGTCGGCGCAATCTTCGCGGTGAAATCCGCGAACGGAATCTCGAAATAGCGGAGCCCGATTTTCTCGTTCTTAAGATTAAAGGCGTGGCGCACCTCGTCGTCGCTGACCTGGATGCCGGCTTCGATCATGTTGCGCAGCGTCTCCTGGAGCATCACGACGCGTTCGCTCGCTTCGTATTCGTGCGGGAACAGATTGTTCGAGCGGAGCACCTCTTGATAGGTGTCGAGATCAAACTGGCCGTCGCGCTGAAACGACTTGGTGGTCGCGATTTTCTGCTGCAGGGCTTCGTTGGTGATCGAGAGCCCGAGATGGCGCGCCTGTTCCGTTATCAGTTGGCGCTCGATTAACTGGTCGAGCGCGGCCTGGCGCAGATTGATGCTCTTTAAGACGGCGGGCGCGTCGGCGCCGTACATCTGGCCGAGCGTGTCGCGCAGCCGGCTGGCCTCGCGATCGACCTGATCCGAGAGAATCCGCTGGCCGTTGACGTTGGCGACCGGTTTGACCTGGGCGAAAAAGCCGGAGCCGATTCCCCAGAACGCGAAGATCACCGCGAGACCGCCGAGCACGATCCGGGTTCCCCACGAATAGGCGTGCCGGCGCATTACTTCTAACATTGAGGCATCATACCTTCTGCGCTTTTCGATGCGCAATTGCGCTATCAGATGCCGTTCACGCGACGGTCGGGGCCCGCCTCGTGGCCGCAGCGGTTATCAAAGCGGCGCGAAGACGGAAACGATGCGCACGCCTAGAATTAGAAGTAACATCGCGCTTATCAGTACAATCAAAGAATTCGAGGGTCGAGTCGACTATCACGGAGCGGAATTAAAGTCCAAAACTCGGAGACTCCATTCTTCGTTGCGCGAGATTTGTATCACGCAGGTACAGAGGGGACGGTCTTGGACCGAAAGCCACGAGCATAGGAATCGGGTCTTTTTGGTTAGAGCGCGTGACAACGGAACAACTAAACCGTGTCCGGGTATTCCGCCAATAACTTCATAGTGCGTCAAGAGTTCTGAAGTGCATCCTGCGACGAGGTCGGGAATCGAGAGTAGATCCTCAAGTTGCCGATCTTTGTCCGAGGTCGCCGTAGCAATTCGAAGGTCTCCCAAGTTGTGGGTCAGATAGTGAGACGCGATATTCGCAAGAAACTGCACCGTGTCTTTGTGATGGTTCAAATCGGCGACTATGTCGTCATGGTCGGTCGTCCAGAGGATGTGCTGCCCCGGACCTGAGAGTCCAGCCAAGAGAATCGATAAAAAGTGCACGATCCGCATGACACGTTCGAAAGAATTCCGATGTCCAGAGGGCTTCAGTGACAAATCCGTCACTTTTGGGGTTGGGCGTCCGATCTTTGCCAAAGAGACTTTTTATTGAGCGATGAATTGCGAAGGTAACGCAGATGCCTCGGAGATCCCCTGCTGCGCCTAGGTAAGAGTAGAGAGCGGCTCGGCGTCGACTATCGTTAAGAGATTTGAAGCTCATACGGCGCTTGCCAATCGAGAGACGCGATCTGAGTTCTAGACGTGTTCTCTCCCATGCGTCCCAAGAGCGAGGGTCGACGATCAAAAATGATATGACCTGATACCGACTGCCTTTGTGATCCCCGGAATAATCAGAGAACACCAGAAGGTTGGGGGCATCGGTCAGGGAGGGTAAACGTCCGAAGCGTTCGTCCCATTGGCGAATGAGATCGCTAATAGAGGTTGCGAGACCAAAGCCTTCTACACTTTTCCACATTGGGATTTGATCTCGACCTTACCACAGACAGGCCGAGGACCGGCTTTGCGCAAACAGGATCGCTGAGCGAACTCGGCGCAACTTTAAGCAGGTGGTGCTGTTCATCCCATTTATTTTTCCATCAGGGCGGAGCCCGCATCCTGTCGCATCGGGAAGCCCGAAACCTGCGGGAGGTTTCGGAAAATCTCCTATTCGCCCCTCCAATTGCAGCCGATTGCTTGCCTGTTCGCGGCGCTGCTGTTAGCGTAGCGGGCGGCAGTCGAAACGGGCCCGCGCCCTGAATCTCGACGGATTGTTTTGCCATCAGGCACTGACTGGTAGGTGGATTTCGGGCCACGTTAGCGCGGGCAGAATTAAGGCCTGAATCGGGCTGGTAGAGGGAAAGCGGTGGTCCTCAATTCGATTTTCGGCTGGTTTTCAAACGATCTCGCGATCGATCTCGGCACGGCCAACACTCTTATCTACGTCAAGGGCGAAGGAATCGTCTGCAACGAGCCGTCGGTGGTGGCGGTGCAGAAGGATTCGCGCGGATCGCGCCGGGTGCTGGCGATCGGCTCCGAGGCGAAGAAGATGCTCGGGCGCACGCCCGGCTCGATCGTGGCCATTCGTCCGCTCAAAGACGGCGTGATCGCCGATTTTGAAATCACGGAGAACATGCTCCGTTATTTCATCCAGAAGGTTCACACCGGCAAGACCTTGGTGCGTCCGCGGCCGCGAATCGTGATCTGCGTGCCGTTCGGGATCACGGCGGTCGAAAAGCGGGCGGTGCGCGAATCGGCCGAATCGGCAGGGGCGCGCGAAGTGTACCTGATCGAGGAGCCGATGGCGGCGGCGATCGGCGCGGGCCTGCCGATCACGGAACCGGTCGGCAACATGATCGTCGATATCGGCGGCGGCACGACCGAGGTGGCGGTGATATCGCTGGCGGGCGTGGTCTTTTCGCGATCGGTGCGAGTCGCGGGCGACAAGATGGATGAAGCGATCATCCAGCATATCAAGCGCA contains these protein-coding regions:
- a CDS encoding peptidylprolyl isomerase — translated: MLEVMRRHAYSWGTRIVLGGLAVIFAFWGIGSGFFAQVKPVANVNGQRILSDQVDREASRLRDTLGQMYGADAPAVLKSINLRQAALDQLIERQLITEQARHLGLSITNEALQQKIATTKSFQRDGQFDLDTYQEVLRSNNLFPHEYEASERVVMLQETLRNMIEAGIQVSDDEVRHAFNLKNEKIGLRYFEIPFADFTAKIAPTEQQIADYYKKNIEQFREPARARIIFIHYAPLVLAATYAPSDKDVDDYYKRNLKTQFTHPDQVHARHILIEVAEGATEAEKAKAKLAAMDVLKQAQAGGDFKKLAAKYSEDHSTKIEGGDLGTFGRGQMIKPFEDAVFAMKPGQIVFVETRFGYHVVKLDESKPAHTDTIAEARPKVIDALRTQAGAKLGREALDSDLTAALGGASLPDLAKKRGIEAVETPLFAANDRIIGAEQDHELGPAAFKLEVGEVRAVPVKGAPYLIKLLEKRPSRIPPLKEIEAQVRDALIRATAIADAHNQAQKIIATIKTLAAFDKAATDNKLAIKTVDPFPRTEHSIPGIGQFPEVTDAAGVLPTIPGVIDRVMENRGNSYIFEVASRTEPTDEQWKSAQKSFTQEFLDQRRAQAWTQFLDHLKDQAKIKIDSEQLGSSEQSM
- a CDS encoding carboxylesterase; the protein is MSSSSDEPPSPEHPGVNTDEFFFPGEGVSVLLVHGLTGTPYEMRALGERIAARGARVHGVRLAGHAEAPEALGQVGHENWYESVVQGFEELRRYGDPNVAVGLSMGALLAARLAADQREAVAGLVMLAPAFFLPPATTTMLKAVRMLGTVADKLYLYNSSGSDIHDAGARGIHPQCALMPLNAPLKLLELSALVRPRLAHITQPALVIHARRDHTCPQRKNVNFAMKHLGSAEKRAIVLDESYHVITVDSEKERVASEVIEFVDRFRAVPAARAVG
- a CDS encoding rod shape-determining protein; this translates as MVLNSIFGWFSNDLAIDLGTANTLIYVKGEGIVCNEPSVVAVQKDSRGSRRVLAIGSEAKKMLGRTPGSIVAIRPLKDGVIADFEITENMLRYFIQKVHTGKTLVRPRPRIVICVPFGITAVEKRAVRESAESAGAREVYLIEEPMAAAIGAGLPITEPVGNMIVDIGGGTTEVAVISLAGVVFSRSVRVAGDKMDEAIIQHIKRKYNLLIGERTAELIKITIGSAYPGNEIQTMEIKGRDLVAGVPKIIEITDEEIREALMEPVRQVVESVRIALERTPPELASDIVDKGIVLAGGGALLRNLDVLLREETGLPVTLADDPLTAVVMGAGKVLDELSLLRDVTVE